One part of the Tunicatimonas pelagia genome encodes these proteins:
- a CDS encoding TonB-dependent receptor codes for MNQLLHRSSHHFACLLCGVVLILGATTEAWASSARSIREVKVSLNLTNVTLEEALLRIENQTEFRFVYSSQNVDKDQLVNLKVYDVSVANVLETLFQGKNLIVRQRNHQIMIKGYHRAPRPKIVVVQEYGAVIGTITDEETGEGLAGATIIVKGTNVGTTADIDGDYLLVNVPEGKQTIVYQFIGFDAKEIEVDIEARAATNVDVELKPEAILTQEVIITGQALGQQAAINRQISSNTIVNIVSKERIEELPDQNAAESVGRLPGIAIQRNAGEGQKVVVRGLSPRFNAITINGERIPSTDPSDRSVDLSMIAPEQLAGIEVFKALTPDKDGDAIGGTVNFVAKKADAGLNGDIRASGGYNSVANEWGQPRVNASLSNRFLNNKLGVLITGNYQQANRSSDVLQTDWDNNADTRQLNLAAKRVSDINEVRRRYGGSLGLDYDLGASGNILFNALWGETVRNEIRRRRQISVASNFQNYDIRDRKLRTRLISNTLSGEHRLFDKTWAFNWRASYSLTRQTTPFSHELGFREESALDASQIPIGGFQDGTTFQELESIAFNRTGEAYLRRGGARLREDETDEDIYTLQLDLQKDFRIGSNVAGFIKGGVKARYFDRVKDAIEFRDNGNGPEDGFAALINDFPNEYTRVPQFAQIAMTNFLEDSYDAGDFLDGDINFGPGINVREANRLADWFSDDYYFRRILIDNEDYEARELVSAGYLMSEVNIGNLMLLGGVRIERTDADYRGFETFQQDDDQLGEGEVGQAIVRDSLNSISYTEILPMFQAKYQITDWFDIRGALTKSLARPNFQNLVPWRAVNRFEAEARLGNPGLQHMTAWNYDVFFSFYNKFGLFTVGAFYKELQNVDVQSTFNETDRRDEFFGFEVEQPINVTSTTEVRGVEIDIQANFRMLPAPFDGIVLSANATLIDSRTFYPLFAILDEREAPFFYPTALDTERLGSIPGQPDLTFNASLGYEKGGFSGRVSVIVQDNSFDELGSNETFDTFTGLLTRWDATASQKITPRWQVYANWNNITDAPPTSFLLDERFESEREFFGATFDLGIRYRFSVE; via the coding sequence ATGAACCAACTTCTACATCGCTCTTCGCACCACTTTGCCTGTTTGCTGTGCGGAGTTGTATTAATCCTCGGCGCAACAACTGAGGCTTGGGCTAGTAGTGCCAGAAGTATTCGGGAGGTGAAAGTCTCTCTTAATCTGACTAACGTTACGTTAGAAGAAGCTTTACTGCGAATAGAAAATCAAACTGAGTTTCGCTTTGTCTACAGCAGCCAAAATGTAGATAAAGACCAGCTGGTCAACCTAAAGGTATACGATGTAAGCGTAGCCAACGTGCTAGAAACCTTATTTCAGGGTAAGAACTTAATTGTCCGGCAGCGTAATCATCAAATCATGATTAAGGGCTACCATCGTGCCCCCCGCCCTAAGATCGTTGTGGTGCAAGAGTACGGAGCAGTAATAGGGACTATCACTGATGAAGAAACTGGTGAAGGGTTAGCCGGAGCTACCATCATAGTGAAAGGAACGAATGTCGGTACCACAGCTGATATTGATGGCGACTATTTATTGGTAAATGTGCCGGAGGGTAAGCAGACGATTGTGTACCAATTTATCGGGTTCGATGCGAAAGAAATAGAAGTTGATATTGAAGCCCGAGCCGCAACGAATGTTGATGTAGAGCTAAAGCCCGAAGCAATCCTAACCCAGGAGGTGATTATTACGGGGCAGGCACTAGGACAGCAAGCCGCCATCAACCGGCAGATTTCATCTAACACTATCGTTAACATAGTTTCTAAAGAGCGTATTGAAGAACTGCCTGACCAAAACGCGGCCGAGTCGGTAGGCCGCTTACCCGGTATTGCTATTCAGCGTAATGCCGGAGAGGGACAGAAAGTAGTGGTACGCGGACTTTCCCCTCGCTTCAATGCAATCACGATTAACGGTGAGCGTATTCCTTCTACCGACCCTAGCGACCGTTCGGTAGATTTGAGTATGATTGCTCCTGAGCAACTCGCAGGTATTGAAGTTTTTAAAGCCCTCACTCCCGACAAAGACGGTGATGCCATTGGGGGGACGGTTAACTTTGTAGCCAAGAAAGCGGATGCCGGACTAAACGGTGATATACGGGCTTCGGGAGGCTATAATAGTGTGGCTAATGAATGGGGGCAACCGCGGGTAAATGCCAGCTTAAGTAATCGATTTCTAAACAATAAATTAGGCGTACTCATTACTGGTAATTACCAACAAGCTAACCGTAGCTCTGATGTACTACAAACTGATTGGGATAACAACGCCGATACCCGCCAACTAAATCTAGCCGCTAAGCGAGTCTCGGATATCAACGAAGTTCGCCGTCGCTACGGAGGTAGCCTGGGGCTTGATTATGATCTGGGAGCTTCTGGTAACATTTTATTTAATGCGCTTTGGGGCGAAACTGTACGAAATGAGATTCGCCGCCGCCGTCAAATCAGTGTAGCTTCCAATTTTCAAAACTACGACATTCGCGACCGCAAGCTTCGCACCCGGCTCATTTCTAATACACTTAGCGGAGAGCATCGCTTGTTTGATAAAACCTGGGCATTTAATTGGCGAGCTTCGTATTCACTCACCCGTCAAACGACTCCCTTTTCGCACGAACTAGGTTTTCGGGAGGAAAGTGCCCTAGACGCTAGTCAGATTCCAATTGGCGGCTTCCAAGATGGTACCACTTTTCAGGAGCTAGAAAGTATCGCTTTCAACCGGACTGGCGAAGCGTACCTTCGCCGAGGGGGAGCTCGCTTGCGGGAGGACGAAACCGACGAAGATATCTATACGCTTCAGCTAGATTTACAGAAAGACTTTCGCATTGGATCTAACGTAGCCGGTTTTATAAAAGGAGGAGTAAAAGCTAGGTACTTTGACCGGGTTAAGGATGCTATCGAGTTTCGGGATAATGGAAACGGACCCGAAGATGGGTTTGCCGCATTGATCAATGACTTTCCCAACGAGTACACGCGGGTGCCTCAGTTCGCCCAAATTGCCATGACTAACTTTCTAGAGGATAGTTATGATGCCGGCGACTTTTTAGATGGTGACATTAATTTTGGACCGGGTATCAACGTTCGCGAAGCAAATCGGCTGGCTGACTGGTTCTCCGATGATTATTACTTCCGCCGAATCCTTATCGATAATGAAGACTATGAAGCACGGGAGCTAGTCAGTGCAGGCTACCTAATGAGTGAGGTAAATATTGGAAATCTCATGCTGTTAGGTGGAGTCCGGATAGAGCGCACCGATGCCGACTATCGTGGTTTTGAGACTTTCCAACAAGATGATGATCAGCTTGGTGAGGGAGAAGTTGGTCAGGCCATTGTTCGCGATTCTCTCAACAGTATATCCTACACTGAAATACTTCCTATGTTTCAGGCAAAGTATCAGATTACCGACTGGTTTGATATTCGGGGAGCGTTAACTAAATCGTTAGCCCGACCCAATTTCCAAAATTTGGTGCCCTGGCGGGCGGTGAACCGCTTTGAGGCTGAAGCTCGGTTAGGTAATCCAGGCCTTCAGCATATGACCGCCTGGAACTACGACGTATTCTTCTCATTCTACAATAAGTTCGGACTATTCACGGTCGGCGCATTTTACAAAGAACTGCAAAATGTAGACGTACAATCTACCTTCAATGAAACCGATCGGCGGGACGAATTCTTTGGGTTTGAAGTTGAGCAACCAATTAATGTAACAAGTACCACTGAGGTACGCGGAGTAGAGATAGATATACAGGCTAACTTCCGAATGCTTCCTGCTCCCTTTGATGGTATTGTACTATCAGCCAATGCCACTCTAATTGACTCTCGCACTTTCTATCCCCTATTCGCTATTTTGGACGAACGCGAGGCACCATTTTTCTATCCGACTGCGCTAGACACCGAACGTCTTGGTTCTATTCCTGGTCAGCCCGATTTGACCTTCAACGCTTCGTTAGGTTACGAAAAAGGTGGATTTTCCGGTCGGGTTTCAGTCATCGTTCAGGACAATAGCTTTGACGAGTTAGGAAGCAACGAAACCTTCGATACATTCACGGGCCTTCTCACCCGCTGGGATGCTACGGCTAGTCAAAAGATCACTCCTCGCTGGCAAGTGTACGCTAATTGGAACAACATAACGGATGCACCGCCTACTAGCTTTCTTCTAGACGAACGCTTTGAGTCTGAGCGAGAATTCTTCGGAGCTACTTTCGACTTGGGTATCCGCTACAGATTTTCGGTAGAATAA
- a CDS encoding T9SS type A sorting domain-containing protein, translated as MKKFYIYSLFILTLVASELRGQELREVFVEPERIGILNDRISGDTTDTGERVSLNTVYVLRRNGVYKTTGEIQNPGFPLYIRAEEGDGAMPIIQPAATSGGESARPFTVLNDIRLEGLYITSIDELGQYIQRILRVRADDVEVRIDNCWLDGSGQSAMRLDNVNAKVYLTNSIISNMGRPSVPNNGRVIDCRTNTDSVVVRNCTMYNVTSRAIRLSGGRFLRYGEFTNNTFTNFGQTVIQLDETIETVFVNNLMVNAGFLGSVRSDDPFEIIPVGEAAVNTFPDVEQTAIIRNNLWYTQPEVIAARPDTVVDRPIYSSDVFLATDLDSTTLVDELTFSEPVNFENAPIPSAAVVSQMVIDQATLDNLDDATAPNWNLFGSPAFQLVDQTLALPWQFPYSLSYSTTDFAATAATDGGPLGDRNWPLKDLNPVTDLAELLPEQDNWAIFPNPSVGNQLYIQLSDDMIAQQIAITNLMGQQMLEVSASKSQKYIGVNTSPLNAGIYLVRVTEPNGKISTQKFIKK; from the coding sequence ATGAAAAAATTTTATATTTATTCTTTATTCATACTTACTCTAGTAGCATCTGAACTGCGAGGCCAGGAGCTTCGTGAAGTATTTGTTGAGCCCGAACGGATTGGAATTCTTAACGATAGGATTAGCGGCGACACCACCGATACTGGCGAACGGGTAAGTCTTAACACTGTCTACGTGCTGCGCCGTAACGGAGTGTATAAGACAACAGGTGAAATTCAGAATCCTGGTTTTCCCCTTTACATCCGAGCCGAAGAGGGAGACGGGGCAATGCCGATTATTCAGCCTGCTGCCACCAGCGGGGGTGAAAGTGCTCGTCCGTTCACAGTACTGAATGATATTAGATTAGAAGGGTTATACATCACCTCTATTGATGAATTAGGGCAGTATATCCAGCGTATTTTACGGGTCAGGGCCGATGACGTAGAGGTACGAATTGACAATTGCTGGTTGGATGGTTCTGGTCAGTCGGCAATGCGTTTGGATAATGTAAATGCTAAGGTTTACCTAACGAACTCTATTATTAGCAACATGGGGCGACCTTCAGTACCCAACAATGGACGGGTTATTGACTGTCGTACCAACACCGACTCAGTGGTGGTACGTAATTGCACTATGTACAATGTTACCAGTCGGGCGATCCGCCTGTCGGGTGGGCGGTTCTTACGCTACGGAGAATTTACGAACAATACGTTCACGAATTTCGGACAAACCGTTATTCAGCTAGATGAGACTATTGAAACCGTGTTTGTCAATAACCTAATGGTAAATGCTGGATTCTTAGGCTCGGTAAGGTCCGACGATCCGTTTGAGATCATACCCGTAGGCGAAGCTGCCGTTAATACATTCCCTGATGTAGAGCAGACGGCAATTATTCGCAATAATCTTTGGTACACTCAGCCCGAGGTAATAGCGGCTCGCCCCGACACAGTAGTTGATCGGCCTATCTACAGTAGCGACGTATTTCTGGCTACTGATCTAGACTCTACTACATTAGTTGATGAATTAACATTTAGTGAGCCCGTTAACTTTGAAAATGCCCCCATCCCCAGCGCGGCGGTTGTGAGCCAAATGGTGATTGATCAGGCCACGCTGGATAACCTAGACGATGCAACGGCACCTAACTGGAATCTCTTCGGCTCTCCGGCTTTTCAATTAGTAGACCAGACTTTAGCACTTCCTTGGCAGTTTCCTTACAGTCTTAGCTACAGTACTACTGACTTTGCGGCTACAGCAGCGACCGATGGCGGCCCACTGGGCGACCGCAATTGGCCACTGAAAGATTTGAACCCCGTTACCGACCTGGCAGAGTTACTACCCGAACAAGATAATTGGGCGATATTTCCTAATCCATCGGTAGGGAATCAATTATATATTCAGCTTTCCGACGATATGATTGCCCAGCAAATAGCGATTACTAACCTGATGGGACAACAAATGCTAGAGGTATCAGCTTCCAAATCCCAAAAATATATTGGAGTAAACACGTCTCCTTTGAACGCGGGTATCTATTTAGTTCGCGTCACTGAGCCTAACGGAAAAATTAGCACCCAAAAATTTATTAAGAAATAA
- a CDS encoding DUF1501 domain-containing protein: MDILGEHFNQLNRRHFLSRLSLGVGSLALGNLLGCDSKSGLGGNAQPEAGILDNFHIAPKAKRVIYLFQSGGPSQMDLFDYKPMLRKMHGEELPASVRGEQRLTGMTANQSSFPLAAPMFDFSQYGQSGAWVSNLMPYTAEIADELCYIKTMHTEAINHDPAITFFQTGSQQPGRPSIGSWLSYGLGSDNQNLPTFIVLLSRGAQRPQPIYSRLWGNGFLASLHQGVQFRAGSDPVLYLNNPEGMDAKTRRDVLDHLNELNTKRLQDFGDPEIESRIAQYEMAYRMQTSVPDALDLSDEPDSTFEMYGEEARKPGTYAANCLLARRLAERDVKFVQLYHLGWDQHTDLPREITSQARDTDRASAALVKDLKQRGLLDDTLVVWGGEFGRTNYSQGQLTANNYGRDHHPRCFTVWMAGGGTKPGITYGETDEFSYNIVKDPVHVHDFQATLLHLLGVDHERLTFKHQGRRYRLTDVHGHIVKGVLA, from the coding sequence ATGGATATTTTAGGGGAACATTTTAATCAGTTAAATCGTCGGCATTTCCTGTCTCGCCTGAGTCTAGGTGTGGGTAGTTTGGCTTTAGGCAACCTGCTGGGTTGCGACTCAAAAAGTGGATTGGGTGGAAATGCCCAACCAGAAGCCGGAATTCTGGATAATTTTCATATCGCCCCCAAAGCCAAGCGGGTTATTTATTTGTTCCAAAGCGGTGGGCCTTCCCAGATGGATCTGTTTGACTACAAACCCATGTTACGGAAGATGCACGGCGAAGAACTGCCCGCCTCAGTTCGCGGTGAACAGCGGCTGACGGGTATGACGGCTAATCAGTCTTCTTTCCCGCTGGCGGCGCCTATGTTTGATTTTAGTCAATACGGACAAAGCGGGGCTTGGGTAAGTAACCTAATGCCGTATACGGCTGAAATTGCGGACGAACTGTGCTACATTAAAACGATGCATACCGAGGCAATTAATCATGATCCGGCTATCACGTTTTTTCAGACCGGATCTCAGCAGCCAGGTCGGCCCAGCATTGGTTCTTGGCTGAGCTACGGTTTGGGCAGCGATAATCAGAATTTGCCAACATTTATTGTGCTGCTTTCACGAGGAGCACAACGACCTCAGCCCATTTATTCCCGACTGTGGGGCAACGGATTTCTGGCTTCACTACATCAGGGCGTACAGTTTCGGGCAGGTAGCGATCCGGTATTGTACCTGAATAATCCCGAGGGGATGGATGCTAAAACTCGTCGCGACGTATTAGATCATCTGAATGAGCTTAATACCAAGCGATTGCAAGACTTCGGCGATCCCGAAATTGAGTCGCGGATTGCTCAGTACGAAATGGCTTACCGCATGCAAACTTCCGTACCCGATGCGCTGGACTTATCGGATGAACCAGATAGCACTTTTGAGATGTACGGAGAGGAAGCTCGTAAACCGGGAACCTACGCGGCCAATTGCTTACTAGCCCGTCGCTTAGCCGAACGAGACGTGAAATTTGTGCAACTCTATCATTTGGGCTGGGATCAGCACACTGATCTGCCCCGCGAAATCACTTCCCAAGCCCGCGATACTGACCGGGCTTCGGCTGCTTTGGTGAAGGATTTAAAGCAGCGGGGTTTGTTAGACGATACTTTAGTCGTTTGGGGCGGTGAGTTTGGGCGAACCAATTATTCGCAAGGACAACTAACGGCTAATAACTACGGTCGTGACCATCACCCGCGTTGCTTCACGGTGTGGATGGCCGGGGGGGGAACCAAACCCGGCATCACCTACGGTGAAACCGATGAGTTCAGCTACAATATCGTCAAAGATCCGGTACACGTCCACGATTTTCAGGCTACGCTGTTGCACTTACTAGGCGTAGACCACGAACGGCTCACGTTCAAACATCAAGGGCGGCGTTATCGTCTGACGGATGTTCATGGGCATATAGTGAAAGGCGTGCTGGCTTAG
- a CDS encoding DUF5004 domain-containing protein produces MVTVRSLQYLLIAGLTALLLSCDEEGGDDGPVTNDEQQQIERLAKTWTADQVTYDGVDVTNVDFTDFTITFSEDNTWTTEDGDPAFGASGTWEFAEDDLNTLIMNGIPVSITTSTDAALLRLRFTLDNAPVGRTEGITGEYTFDLSAAP; encoded by the coding sequence ATGGTGACTGTACGATCTCTTCAATATCTGTTAATAGCTGGGTTAACCGCATTGCTGCTTTCGTGCGACGAAGAAGGCGGGGACGATGGCCCGGTAACCAACGATGAGCAGCAGCAAATCGAGCGTCTGGCTAAAACCTGGACGGCCGACCAAGTAACGTATGATGGAGTAGATGTAACCAATGTAGACTTCACCGACTTTACTATCACATTCTCAGAAGATAATACCTGGACTACTGAAGATGGTGATCCGGCTTTTGGTGCCAGTGGCACTTGGGAATTTGCTGAAGATGACCTCAATACGCTCATTATGAATGGTATCCCGGTCAGTATTACCACCAGCACCGATGCTGCATTACTTCGGCTTCGCTTTACGCTTGATAATGCCCCTGTGGGACGCACCGAAGGAATTACAGGCGAATATACCTTTGATTTATCTGCCGCACCATGA
- a CDS encoding DUF4974 domain-containing protein, which translates to MAEKRELIFRDQPLTNVCDTLSQHFSVVFTIKNKKLKSKRVTARFSSQSLDAILQDLSFILNIRYEINGDHITIRE; encoded by the coding sequence ATGGCAGAAAAACGAGAGCTTATTTTTCGAGATCAGCCTTTAACAAATGTTTGTGATACACTAAGCCAGCATTTCAGCGTGGTCTTCACTATCAAAAACAAGAAACTAAAGAGCAAGCGAGTTACCGCCCGGTTCTCTTCTCAGAGTCTAGATGCCATACTACAGGATTTATCATTTATACTAAATATTCGCTATGAAATAAACGGAGATCATATCACCATTCGAGAATAA
- a CDS encoding DUF1553 domain-containing protein, protein MYRIIIFSLLLYLAACQQSAELSSSEVESIPEELDFNFHVKPILSDRCFACHGPDQNHQEADLRLDTPEGAFAALAESEGHAIVPGDLAKSVAYQRVISDDPDDVMPPPESNLVLTEYEKEILKKWIEEGAEYKPHWSFTPPERAESPKVKDSDWANNAIDQFVLARLEQEGLKPAPEANKEKLLRRVTFDLTGLPPTLEEIADFMQDDSPQAYERVVDRLLASPHYGERMAPTWLDASRYADSHGYQDDRPRTMWPWRDWVVDAFNQNLPYDQFVTWQLAGDLLPNATYEQKLATGFNRNHAITQEGGVIEEEYLTEYAADRANTFSTAFLGLTVECARCHDHKYDPISQKEYYQLFAFFNNVPERGQINYLEQSPEPTMRVQNAELEAKKAFVDSTILVLEERLQQIEKKPDDSFNQWLADNSVEEAIDTEADLVTHFELDMLENEEFLSSDGTLPARMNVALPKNIKLPEHVSAKKEKGLQFDGSNFLTLGDIGDFDHYDHFSFGGWIRHTNQHEKRAGLFSRRNGEIQRQGYDLTLTKDNRLSLRLIHHEGQKYVEVTTKARINPQQWAHVFATYDGSGKAAGVQLYINGKAQPLTVQHDNLGRNPILNGNTFLVGHWNHRARSTDTYGFAGGTIDEVRLYQRTLSPLEVQALAETSLNTSEENLYRHYLVNVNQDFRTISEKLADLRATDVSIPNVMVMQEREERKPAFILARGAYDAPTDPVDPGTPEALLAFGKQFPQNRLGLAQWLIHEDNPLTARVAVNRFWQMYFGNGLVRTPEDFGNQGALPTHPELLDWLAVEFRESGWDVKALQKLIVMSATYCQSAEIDSKKYQRDSENLLLARGPNVRLTAEMFRDNALAVSGLLVDSIGGKWVKPYQPAGIWKAMANQIGENKYRPSKGEGLYRRSLYTYWKRTIPPPTMVMFDAPERTLCAVKRQSTSTPLQSLALLNDPQLVEAARKLAEKMLTERQEKPEDQIAYGFQAVTSRTPAEDESKILLSLYKEKQAYYQERIQEAESLLKVGEASRDKQLNTVDLAAMTIVANTLFNLDEAKFRS, encoded by the coding sequence ATGTATAGAATCATCATTTTTAGCTTATTGCTCTACTTAGCTGCTTGCCAACAAAGTGCTGAATTATCTTCAAGTGAGGTAGAATCCATTCCCGAAGAATTAGACTTCAATTTCCACGTCAAACCCATACTATCGGATCGCTGTTTTGCCTGCCATGGGCCTGATCAGAACCATCAGGAAGCCGATCTTCGGTTAGATACACCAGAGGGGGCGTTTGCGGCATTAGCAGAGAGCGAAGGGCACGCCATTGTACCGGGTGATTTGGCAAAAAGTGTAGCTTACCAAAGAGTAATCTCCGACGATCCTGATGACGTGATGCCTCCACCTGAATCTAATCTAGTGCTGACTGAGTACGAGAAAGAGATACTGAAGAAGTGGATTGAGGAGGGTGCCGAGTATAAACCCCACTGGTCATTTACTCCACCCGAGCGGGCTGAATCACCCAAAGTAAAAGATTCTGATTGGGCTAATAATGCGATTGATCAGTTTGTACTGGCTCGCTTGGAACAAGAGGGGCTAAAACCCGCCCCGGAAGCTAACAAAGAGAAGTTGTTGCGCCGGGTTACTTTCGATCTAACCGGACTACCCCCTACTCTTGAAGAGATTGCAGATTTTATGCAAGACGACTCCCCTCAGGCTTATGAAAGGGTAGTAGATCGATTACTGGCTTCTCCGCATTACGGTGAGCGAATGGCACCCACCTGGCTGGATGCTTCCCGCTACGCCGACTCCCACGGCTACCAAGATGATCGCCCCCGAACCATGTGGCCATGGCGCGATTGGGTGGTTGATGCCTTCAACCAAAACCTTCCCTACGATCAGTTCGTCACTTGGCAACTCGCCGGAGACTTGCTACCTAACGCCACTTATGAACAGAAACTCGCCACTGGGTTTAACCGTAATCACGCTATCACCCAGGAAGGTGGAGTAATCGAGGAAGAGTATCTCACCGAATATGCTGCCGACCGGGCAAACACATTTTCTACTGCTTTTCTTGGCCTCACCGTAGAGTGCGCTCGTTGCCACGATCATAAGTACGATCCCATTTCTCAGAAGGAGTACTATCAGCTATTTGCCTTCTTCAACAATGTGCCGGAGCGAGGGCAGATCAATTACCTCGAGCAATCGCCCGAACCAACCATGCGGGTGCAAAATGCTGAACTAGAAGCCAAAAAAGCTTTTGTGGATTCTACGATTCTGGTTCTAGAAGAAAGGCTACAGCAAATAGAGAAGAAACCTGATGATTCTTTTAACCAGTGGCTAGCTGATAACTCGGTAGAAGAAGCGATTGATACCGAGGCTGATTTAGTTACTCACTTTGAGCTGGATATGCTAGAGAACGAAGAATTTCTGAGTAGCGATGGCACACTGCCTGCTCGTATGAATGTAGCTCTGCCTAAGAACATTAAATTGCCCGAGCATGTTTCTGCCAAGAAGGAGAAAGGGTTACAGTTTGATGGTTCTAACTTCTTGACATTAGGCGATATTGGCGATTTTGATCACTACGATCATTTCTCTTTTGGCGGATGGATTCGTCATACCAATCAGCACGAAAAACGCGCGGGATTATTTAGCCGACGTAACGGGGAAATTCAGCGACAGGGCTACGACCTAACGTTGACTAAGGATAATCGCTTGAGCCTGCGATTGATTCATCACGAAGGGCAGAAGTACGTAGAAGTAACGACTAAAGCACGGATTAATCCCCAACAGTGGGCACATGTATTTGCTACCTACGATGGTTCGGGAAAAGCCGCTGGAGTGCAGCTATACATCAACGGAAAAGCTCAACCGCTCACCGTACAGCACGATAATCTGGGCAGAAATCCTATTCTGAACGGTAACACTTTTCTGGTTGGTCATTGGAATCACCGAGCGCGTTCTACCGACACCTACGGTTTTGCGGGGGGCACCATTGATGAGGTGCGGCTTTATCAGCGAACGCTCAGCCCGTTGGAAGTGCAGGCACTGGCTGAGACGTCACTCAATACTTCAGAAGAAAATCTCTACCGCCATTATTTGGTAAATGTTAATCAGGATTTTCGGACAATAAGTGAAAAACTTGCTGACCTTCGGGCTACCGATGTCAGTATTCCTAATGTGATGGTGATGCAGGAGCGGGAAGAACGAAAGCCCGCGTTTATACTGGCTCGAGGAGCTTATGATGCGCCTACTGACCCAGTAGATCCCGGCACACCCGAGGCTTTATTGGCGTTTGGTAAGCAGTTCCCCCAGAATCGTCTAGGGTTGGCTCAGTGGCTAATTCACGAAGATAATCCGCTTACCGCCCGGGTAGCGGTCAATCGCTTCTGGCAAATGTACTTTGGAAATGGCTTAGTACGCACTCCCGAAGATTTTGGTAACCAGGGAGCGTTACCCACTCATCCTGAATTACTGGATTGGTTGGCGGTAGAATTTAGAGAATCCGGCTGGGATGTAAAGGCATTGCAAAAACTTATTGTGATGTCAGCCACCTATTGTCAGTCGGCCGAAATTGATTCTAAAAAATACCAGCGAGACTCTGAAAATCTGTTACTAGCTCGAGGGCCCAATGTTCGCCTTACTGCGGAGATGTTCCGCGACAATGCGCTGGCGGTAAGTGGTTTGCTGGTGGATAGCATTGGTGGCAAATGGGTAAAACCCTACCAACCGGCTGGAATCTGGAAAGCGATGGCCAACCAAATTGGTGAAAACAAATACCGTCCGAGTAAAGGCGAGGGCCTGTACCGACGGAGTTTGTACACCTACTGGAAGCGAACGATTCCCCCGCCCACTATGGTGATGTTTGATGCACCCGAGCGCACGCTCTGCGCTGTAAAACGGCAAAGTACCAGTACTCCACTTCAGTCACTGGCTCTACTGAATGATCCTCAATTAGTAGAGGCCGCCCGAAAGTTAGCTGAAAAGATGTTGACTGAGAGACAAGAGAAACCGGAGGATCAGATTGCCTACGGATTTCAAGCAGTTACTTCTCGCACTCCAGCAGAAGATGAGTCGAAAATCTTGCTCAGTTTATACAAGGAAAAGCAGGCTTATTATCAAGAGCGAATACAGGAAGCCGAAAGCTTGTTAAAAGTAGGCGAAGCGTCTCGTGATAAACAGTTGAATACTGTTGATTTAGCGGCTATGACCATCGTAGCGAACACCTTATTCAACCTTGACGAGGCCAAATTTAGAAGCTAG